In Thiospirochaeta perfilievii, a single window of DNA contains:
- a CDS encoding complex I subunit 5 family protein produces the protein MYPILFIVIPLLAGFLASGLRGIKIFRMGWLPTTILLLTGILSGIMLPLVIDNPINQIIVIAPPLGINLFAGTLPISIILITSIFGVVILSSPKMRHYFSDGSSSTVLVLLHIAGINGLLLSGDLFNIFVFLEIVSLSAYAITTLHNDSKAFEATLKYILAGSFASIFLLVGISVVYYHTGTLNLAQLSIVSPSIPFTAKAIITVTLLGAFLLEAEMFPLNTWVPDVYEGSGAAVSGMFSTITLNATLYILFRVITVFGIDETLTTFLLVIGLISMIAGELGALRQSNLVRMFAYSSMAQGGLLLVGYLSKANGGMVLYLFNHAAVKAGLFLILSLAMNKGSIEDLRGLGRKNPIIGFSFVVLTLSLLGLPPFAGFVGKFLILKSLMAGYGVIPVLLVLLSALIEAWYLLKLISVLFNKDVSTRDISIFKTIPLLIPVIFVIVSGVIPQTIYKISTKAENDLYNKSFYQSIVLTQGGSSNE, from the coding sequence ATGTATCCTATATTATTTATAGTCATTCCACTATTAGCTGGATTTTTAGCATCAGGTTTACGGGGTATTAAAATATTTAGAATGGGTTGGTTACCAACAACAATTCTACTTCTTACTGGGATTTTATCAGGTATTATGTTACCTCTTGTTATAGATAACCCAATTAATCAAATTATAGTAATTGCTCCTCCTCTAGGTATAAATCTATTTGCTGGTACCTTACCTATTTCCATTATTCTTATTACATCAATTTTTGGAGTAGTAATACTTAGTAGTCCAAAAATGAGACACTATTTTTCAGATGGTTCGTCCTCTACAGTTCTTGTATTGCTTCATATTGCTGGAATCAATGGACTACTTTTAAGTGGTGATCTATTTAATATCTTTGTTTTTTTAGAGATAGTATCACTTTCAGCCTACGCTATAACTACACTTCATAATGATTCAAAGGCGTTTGAAGCTACACTTAAATATATTTTAGCAGGTTCATTTGCATCTATATTTTTATTAGTAGGTATTTCTGTTGTATATTATCATACAGGAACATTAAACCTGGCCCAGTTATCAATAGTATCACCTTCAATACCGTTTACTGCAAAAGCTATTATTACAGTGACTTTGTTAGGGGCTTTTTTATTGGAGGCGGAAATGTTTCCTTTAAATACATGGGTTCCAGATGTTTATGAGGGTAGTGGCGCTGCAGTTTCTGGTATGTTTTCAACAATTACACTAAATGCAACCCTCTATATTCTATTTAGAGTTATTACAGTTTTTGGGATTGATGAGACTTTAACTACATTTTTACTTGTTATAGGTCTAATTTCAATGATAGCCGGGGAGTTAGGTGCACTAAGACAGAGTAACTTAGTTAGAATGTTTGCCTACTCTTCTATGGCCCAGGGTGGTCTTTTGTTAGTAGGTTATTTAAGTAAAGCAAATGGTGGGATGGTTTTATATCTTTTTAACCATGCCGCTGTAAAAGCTGGTCTGTTTTTAATTTTGTCCTTAGCTATGAACAAGGGTTCAATTGAAGATTTAAGAGGACTAGGTAGAAAAAATCCTATTATAGGCTTTTCCTTTGTAGTTTTAACACTATCACTTTTAGGGTTACCTCCATTTGCAGGGTTTGTTGGTAAATTTCTAATCTTAAAATCCCTAATGGCTGGATATGGAGTTATACCTGTTCTTTTGGTTCTACTCTCTGCCCTAATAGAAGCTTGGTATCTATTAAAACTTATATCCGTTCTTTTTAATAAAGATGTCTCTACTAGGGATATTTCTATTTTTAAAACAATACCATTATTAATCCCTGTTATCTTTGTTATTGTTTCTGGTGTAATCCCCCAGACTATCTATAAAATCTCAACAAAGGCTGAGAATGATTTGTATAATAAAAGTTTTTATCAGTCCATTGTTTTAACACAGGGAGGTAGTTCTAATGAATAA
- a CDS encoding cation:proton antiporter — protein MGIVSDFFLIAGVITLLISGIGIVRLPSFLTRIHPVAKSTTLGIILFFIGIGLKEPGWAPKLFVAIVLFMFTGPVSASALGRTGLTEDDKKKFYPVIDKEESND, from the coding sequence ATGGGTATAGTAAGTGACTTTTTTTTAATAGCTGGAGTAATAACTCTTTTAATATCTGGAATTGGTATTGTTCGACTACCCTCTTTTTTAACAAGAATACATCCAGTAGCTAAATCAACAACCCTTGGGATTATACTCTTTTTTATTGGAATTGGTTTAAAGGAACCTGGTTGGGCTCCAAAACTATTTGTAGCAATAGTTCTTTTTATGTTTACAGGTCCAGTTTCAGCTTCAGCTCTAGGTAGAACTGGTTTAACTGAGGATGATAAAAAAAAGTTCTATCCAGTGATAGATAAGGAGGAATCTAATGATTAG
- a CDS encoding MnhB domain-containing protein, translating to MSRKFHNPLNLIWGILFIVIFFPLLSVFKESTVPASNRAGEVLLTMTPGEGENGAGIPNAVTAVVVFYRGLDTLGEVSVLFLVSTAVGFIFSKDRSKIKRESNPNEIVRHSKTLVLPHFLLTGLYITIHGHLTPGGGFQGGVMAAGMALLLLLAGERVKQVKVLHFLEGLAGSLYILVALAGLWFAGSFLGQYLPLGEFNTLFSGGILPIIYIFVGIKVGTEIITIYQNFQRKEE from the coding sequence GTGAGTCGTAAATTTCATAATCCACTTAATCTAATATGGGGGATATTATTTATAGTAATATTTTTCCCACTACTTTCTGTTTTTAAGGAGTCTACAGTTCCAGCAAGTAATAGGGCTGGGGAAGTTTTATTAACTATGACACCAGGGGAGGGTGAGAATGGAGCAGGTATTCCCAATGCTGTAACTGCTGTTGTTGTTTTTTATAGAGGACTAGATACCCTTGGTGAAGTCTCTGTACTCTTTTTAGTCTCTACTGCTGTAGGTTTTATATTTAGTAAGGACAGAAGTAAAATAAAAAGGGAGAGTAACCCAAATGAGATTGTAAGGCACTCCAAAACTCTAGTCCTTCCCCACTTTTTATTAACTGGTCTATATATCACTATACATGGACATCTAACCCCAGGGGGTGGGTTCCAAGGTGGTGTAATGGCTGCAGGTATGGCTCTTCTTCTACTTTTAGCAGGGGAGAGGGTAAAACAGGTTAAGGTTCTACACTTTTTAGAAGGTCTAGCAGGATCTCTCTATATCCTAGTAGCTCTAGCTGGTCTGTGGTTTGCAGGATCATTTTTAGGTCAATATCTACCATTAGGTGAGTTTAATACACTATTTAGTGGTGGAATTCTTCCTATTATCTATATCTTTGTTGGAATAAAAGTTGGTACAGAGATAATTACAATATATCAGAATTTTCAAAGGAAGGAGGAGTAA
- a CDS encoding histidine phosphatase family protein, with translation MVNLYLIRHGQCHGGRSYIGRGSDPSLTLEGIKLIKKVKSSLLERVDFNAIYTSSLKRAIETKDVLFPGYISKIYRELDEVHFGDWEGLEYNYLIKNYKGEYCKWVDNPIDNSPPNGESLIDLLNRVERVVKKIKSHTTDTKEWNIALISHRGPLILILLHFLGLDLDFYWKFNMDRGSVSLLNIYENSTQVSYLNHK, from the coding sequence TTGGTAAATCTCTACCTAATTAGACATGGCCAATGTCATGGGGGTAGATCCTACATAGGTAGAGGATCAGATCCATCCCTAACCCTAGAGGGAATAAAATTAATAAAGAAAGTTAAAAGTAGTCTACTCGAAAGAGTAGATTTTAATGCCATTTACACATCCTCCCTTAAAAGGGCCATAGAAACAAAGGACGTTCTATTCCCAGGTTATATTAGTAAAATATATAGGGAGCTAGACGAGGTTCACTTTGGGGATTGGGAGGGTCTAGAGTATAACTATCTTATAAAAAATTACAAAGGTGAATATTGTAAGTGGGTTGATAACCCTATAGATAATAGCCCTCCAAATGGGGAAAGTCTAATTGACCTACTTAACAGAGTAGAGAGAGTTGTAAAAAAAATCAAAAGTCACACTACAGATACTAAAGAGTGGAATATAGCTCTAATTTCCCATAGAGGTCCACTTATCCTAATTTTATTGCACTTTTTAGGTCTAGATTTAGACTTCTACTGGAAGTTTAATATGGACAGAGGTTCTGTCTCCCTTCTAAATATATATGAAAATTCAACTCAAGTTAGCTATTTAAATCATAAATAA
- a CDS encoding NADH-quinone oxidoreductase subunit C, producing MSLIIDNLRSFFPNMDFTRDSTGLIKCEVTVNELMTIVLRLHNELSFESLQTISCTDWIEENTLHLNYILYSYTHNETVFVAVKIPRELADDGSKRTVVFIPSLEKIWPQANHFERELWEMFGISVTGHSNLKEFFLEDWQNLPPMRRDFDTLDFVNQKFDFRPGREDNKDVTAERKRVRGVKAALKAKEESNGERENG from the coding sequence TTGAGTCTAATAATTGATAATTTAAGAAGTTTTTTCCCTAATATGGATTTTACTAGGGATAGTACTGGTTTAATAAAGTGTGAGGTTACAGTTAATGAACTTATGACTATAGTATTAAGACTTCATAACGAACTATCCTTTGAATCCCTACAAACTATCTCCTGTACGGATTGGATTGAGGAGAATACTCTACACTTAAACTATATTTTATATAGCTACACCCATAATGAAACAGTTTTTGTAGCTGTTAAAATCCCAAGGGAGTTAGCAGATGATGGTTCAAAAAGAACTGTGGTTTTTATCCCTAGTTTAGAAAAAATATGGCCCCAGGCTAACCATTTTGAAAGGGAGTTATGGGAGATGTTTGGTATATCTGTAACTGGGCACTCTAATCTAAAAGAGTTCTTTTTAGAGGATTGGCAAAACCTACCCCCTATGAGGCGAGACTTTGATACTCTGGATTTTGTAAATCAAAAGTTTGATTTTAGACCAGGTCGGGAAGACAATAAAGATGTTACAGCTGAGAGAAAGAGGGTTCGAGGAGTTAAAGCAGCCTTAAAAGCCAAGGAAGAGAGCAATGGAGAGAGGGAAAATGGGTAA
- a CDS encoding monovalent cation/H+ antiporter complex subunit F encodes MVEFFIIGGLGLSLILSLVRLFIGPTPQDRVLALDVITVQVSAFLIYWSFMEGVNYYIDIVLVIASAVFLSTILFARYLEKGLK; translated from the coding sequence ATGGTAGAATTTTTTATAATAGGCGGTTTAGGTTTATCCCTTATCCTCTCTTTAGTTAGATTATTTATTGGTCCGACCCCCCAGGACAGGGTATTGGCTCTGGATGTAATTACAGTTCAAGTCTCAGCCTTTTTAATCTATTGGTCTTTTATGGAGGGGGTTAATTACTATATTGATATTGTTCTTGTAATAGCTTCTGCAGTCTTCTTATCTACTATTTTGTTTGCTAGGTACTTAGAGAAGGGGCTTAAATAA
- a CDS encoding proton-conducting transporter membrane subunit, whose amino-acid sequence MNNFVLLMPLFLLGTGLVTIFTNRSISKFLLLIVSIFLPIIFILNFSISGNISYNWLGNSLINLSLSLSITKLLFFAMVWFSLFVYSIANLCTKNREESWVLFAAGGLGLSIFAGDLITFFIGWEIMSWASYLPILSRSKNVKVARKYLVFGLTGAMFLLTGILLIGVSSGFNIQDILFTKEVYIALPFLLIGFLLKSGIMPLHRWIPSVYNESSDLFTGFLSGALSKAGVYGLVLLYIIYPHKSLNFLPIIGWLGAITALFATFRAIKEPVIKRLLAWSSIAQLGYIFAAIGLGTAEGISSGIYHAVIHTIIKVLLFTTVAGIIHRTGKTRFDQLGGLINKMPFSFIAVLIGIISLAGMPPLGGFASKWAIYSALLSSGKILELIIIIAASTAAFIYNYKLIYGIFLGHPTECDPNDIKETPLGYRLAVILPLILLIITGMYPSLIYKIINPILGEIGFGSINQDNPQVLSSLLGSYNGFVVMLTFGITFVVILFLFSLVKGKSRDVNRLDIAYAGETPEDSYPLHYGHGMGQEIDRIPFIGFWLSKTTKGFYRYIHSLMDQLSSLIRLFYTGNIATLFYVLFIGSAVLWIFVSGGKM is encoded by the coding sequence ATGAATAATTTTGTACTACTTATGCCACTTTTCCTATTGGGAACTGGTCTTGTTACAATTTTTACTAATAGGAGTATATCTAAATTTTTACTATTAATAGTCTCTATATTTTTACCAATAATTTTTATATTAAACTTCTCTATTTCTGGTAATATCTCCTATAACTGGCTAGGTAATAGTTTAATTAACCTGTCCCTTAGTCTCTCTATTACAAAACTACTATTTTTTGCCATGGTTTGGTTCTCTCTATTTGTCTACTCTATTGCAAATCTTTGTACTAAAAATAGGGAAGAGTCATGGGTTTTATTTGCAGCTGGTGGCTTAGGTCTATCTATATTTGCAGGTGATTTAATAACATTTTTTATAGGGTGGGAGATTATGTCCTGGGCATCCTATCTACCTATATTAAGTAGGTCTAAAAATGTAAAGGTTGCAAGGAAGTACTTAGTTTTTGGTTTAACAGGAGCAATGTTTTTATTAACTGGGATTCTATTAATTGGTGTTAGTTCCGGGTTTAATATTCAAGATATCCTATTTACTAAGGAAGTTTATATAGCCCTGCCATTTCTTCTTATTGGTTTTTTATTAAAGTCTGGTATTATGCCTCTACATAGATGGATCCCATCTGTATATAATGAGTCCAGCGACCTATTTACAGGTTTTTTATCTGGAGCTTTAAGTAAGGCTGGTGTTTATGGTTTAGTTCTGCTTTATATAATCTACCCCCATAAATCCCTTAATTTTTTACCAATTATTGGATGGTTAGGGGCCATAACAGCACTATTTGCTACTTTTAGAGCTATAAAAGAGCCGGTTATTAAAAGATTGTTAGCTTGGTCATCAATTGCACAACTAGGTTATATTTTTGCTGCAATTGGTTTAGGCACAGCAGAAGGGATCTCCTCTGGGATCTATCACGCTGTAATTCATACAATTATTAAAGTTCTACTATTTACCACAGTAGCTGGAATTATCCATAGAACTGGAAAAACTAGGTTTGATCAACTAGGTGGATTAATAAACAAGATGCCCTTTAGTTTTATTGCTGTATTAATTGGAATTATTTCCCTAGCTGGAATGCCTCCATTAGGTGGTTTTGCTTCCAAATGGGCTATCTATTCTGCTCTGTTATCTTCTGGTAAAATTCTAGAGTTAATAATTATAATAGCAGCTTCTACTGCAGCTTTTATATATAACTATAAACTTATTTACGGTATCTTTTTAGGTCATCCTACAGAGTGTGACCCTAATGATATTAAGGAGACTCCTTTAGGTTATAGATTAGCAGTAATATTACCACTAATTTTATTAATAATAACAGGAATGTATCCATCACTTATTTACAAAATAATTAACCCTATACTTGGGGAGATTGGATTTGGTAGCATAAATCAGGATAATCCCCAGGTTCTAAGTTCACTATTAGGTTCATATAATGGGTTTGTTGTAATGCTTACTTTTGGTATAACTTTCGTGGTAATTCTATTTTTATTCTCCCTAGTAAAGGGAAAGAGTAGGGACGTAAATCGGTTAGATATCGCCTATGCTGGGGAAACCCCAGAGGATAGTTACCCACTACATTATGGTCACGGAATGGGACAGGAGATAGACCGAATACCTTTTATTGGTTTCTGGTTAAGTAAGACTACCAAGGGTTTTTATCGATATATTCACTCTTTAATGGATCAACTCTCATCCTTAATTAGACTTTTTTATACAGGGAATATTGCAACACTCTTCTATGTCCTTTTTATAGGTTCAGCGGTTTTATGGATTTTTGTATCAGGAGGTAAAATGTGA
- the cobS gene encoding adenosylcobinamide-GDP ribazoletransferase, giving the protein MIKKIIYAFRFMTVIPIPWKEGEDLDRVARSISLIPLVGLVIGLTISGIFTLSTNIFSNLFTSGLMTIWWIFITGGLHLDGLSDSSDGLFGGTTVEKRLEIMKDSRTGVFGVLTLICFILLKLLTINELIINSRVSIIPILISIPIISRWCVVFSIFSFKSAKEGGLGVFFKKFIRVKDLILSLILTVGIIFYFTGLLGVLVTLLSTLITFLLSLFYIKKLGGLTGDLYGAINEIIELISMLQFLILSALGILNW; this is encoded by the coding sequence ATTATAAAAAAAATAATTTACGCTTTTAGATTTATGACAGTTATCCCAATACCATGGAAAGAGGGGGAAGATCTAGATAGAGTAGCAAGATCAATATCTCTTATTCCTTTAGTCGGTTTAGTTATAGGTCTAACTATATCTGGAATTTTTACACTCTCTACCAATATCTTCTCCAATTTATTTACTTCAGGACTTATGACCATTTGGTGGATCTTTATTACAGGAGGCTTACACCTAGACGGGTTATCAGATAGTTCTGATGGTCTTTTTGGTGGAACAACTGTCGAAAAAAGATTAGAGATTATGAAGGATAGTAGAACTGGGGTCTTTGGTGTATTAACACTAATATGTTTTATTTTGTTAAAACTACTTACTATTAACGAGCTAATTATAAACTCTAGGGTCTCTATTATTCCAATCTTAATTTCAATCCCAATAATCTCCAGGTGGTGTGTAGTTTTTTCTATATTCTCTTTTAAAAGTGCTAAAGAGGGTGGTTTAGGGGTATTTTTTAAAAAGTTTATTAGAGTAAAAGATCTAATTTTATCCCTTATATTAACAGTAGGTATTATCTTCTATTTTACAGGACTATTAGGAGTTTTAGTTACACTACTATCCACTTTAATTACTTTCCTATTGTCACTTTTTTACATAAAAAAACTTGGTGGTTTAACAGGAGACCTTTACGGGGCAATAAATGAGATAATTGAGTTAATATCAATGTTACAATTTTTGATCCTATCTGCCCTAGGAATTCTTAATTGGTAA
- a CDS encoding respiratory chain complex I subunit 1 family protein — translation MSSPIILILNVLLAPIVAFIIAGFYYGFYRRFTARIHRRWGPPIYQNFADNIKLYSKVEAASHGLMFHLGPVIMAAGSVTSLLFIPFFNNSVWFSGVSEYGNLILITYLMVVGPLGNALSVGAGGNPFGVMGVVRGLTRLIGLEIGMYIAIGLLMAVSGTTSLTKIISFQVESGTWNMVEHPLIFIISLFSFVGFMGASPFDVVGAPTEVYSGPVAEFGSKYLGILMSQRLMFSFAKLLLWVNLFLGGASNILELLGKTFALFLFEISIGSVFPRFKVEQAVDFLWKIPALLGLLAGVLMFFNGGVV, via the coding sequence GTGAGTAGTCCAATAATCTTAATTTTAAATGTTCTATTAGCCCCTATAGTAGCTTTTATTATAGCTGGGTTTTATTACGGTTTTTATAGAAGGTTCACAGCACGAATCCATAGAAGATGGGGACCTCCTATATACCAGAATTTTGCTGATAATATTAAGTTGTACTCCAAGGTCGAAGCTGCCTCCCATGGTTTAATGTTCCACCTTGGACCTGTAATAATGGCTGCAGGTTCTGTTACCTCCCTACTATTTATACCATTTTTTAATAATAGTGTGTGGTTTAGTGGTGTTTCTGAGTATGGAAATTTAATTTTAATAACCTATTTAATGGTAGTTGGTCCCCTTGGTAATGCCCTTTCTGTTGGGGCTGGGGGGAATCCATTTGGTGTAATGGGCGTTGTTCGAGGACTAACTAGGTTAATTGGTCTTGAAATTGGTATGTATATAGCTATAGGGCTTTTAATGGCAGTTTCAGGGACTACATCTTTAACTAAGATTATCTCTTTTCAGGTTGAGAGTGGAACTTGGAATATGGTGGAACATCCCCTAATATTTATTATCTCGCTTTTCTCCTTTGTAGGTTTTATGGGAGCATCCCCATTTGATGTTGTTGGTGCTCCAACAGAGGTCTATTCAGGACCTGTTGCGGAGTTTGGTTCTAAATATCTAGGTATTCTAATGTCCCAAAGATTGATGTTCTCCTTTGCGAAACTTCTATTATGGGTAAATCTCTTCCTTGGTGGGGCTTCAAATATATTAGAGTTGTTAGGTAAAACATTTGCCCTCTTCCTATTTGAAATATCCATTGGTTCAGTTTTTCCTAGATTTAAGGTAGAACAAGCAGTTGATTTTTTATGGAAAATTCCAGCCCTCCTAGGTCTTTTAGCAGGTGTCTTAATGTTTTTTAATGGTGGTGTAGTTTAA
- a CDS encoding NADH-quinone oxidoreductase subunit B translates to MDEIKKDIPLEELKNIKGEQQIVDWVVNWFRKQSLWVLAYGTGCGAIEVPPTMTARYDAERLGIRGAATPRQADVLIISGYLSYKTLKRVIRTYEQMQSPKYVIGLGSCVMNGGMYWDSYNTAKQLDKYLPFDIYVAGCMPRPEALIDGFVALQKQISQGKSDGADRYKQNIDWYKANQREIFGDKMLPSYTCDWYYSDGGLV, encoded by the coding sequence ATGGATGAAATAAAAAAAGATATTCCCTTAGAGGAATTAAAAAATATAAAGGGAGAACAACAGATAGTTGATTGGGTTGTAAACTGGTTTAGAAAACAGTCCCTATGGGTTCTAGCCTACGGTACAGGTTGTGGAGCAATAGAGGTTCCTCCTACTATGACTGCTAGATACGATGCTGAAAGGTTAGGAATTAGAGGAGCTGCAACACCAAGACAGGCTGATGTTCTAATTATATCCGGTTATCTCTCATATAAAACACTAAAAAGGGTAATTAGAACCTATGAGCAGATGCAAAGCCCTAAATATGTTATTGGTCTTGGATCATGTGTAATGAATGGTGGAATGTACTGGGACTCTTACAATACTGCTAAGCAGTTAGATAAATACCTCCCGTTTGATATCTATGTAGCTGGTTGTATGCCAAGGCCTGAAGCTTTAATTGATGGTTTTGTAGCTCTCCAAAAGCAGATATCCCAGGGTAAATCCGATGGTGCTGATAGATATAAACAAAATATCGATTGGTATAAGGCTAATCAGAGAGAGATCTTTGGAGACAAAATGCTACCGTCATATACCTGTGATTGGTACTATAGTGATGGAGGTTTGGTTTGA
- a CDS encoding Na(+)/H(+) antiporter subunit B yields the protein MISIFAYIIMGAIIIASFMAITAKKLINSIFYFSFTGVGATILFALMKAPDVALTEAAVGTGLVTLIFLSTLRKTSKEDESES from the coding sequence ATGATTAGTATTTTTGCTTATATAATTATGGGAGCAATTATTATCGCATCATTTATGGCAATAACTGCTAAGAAACTGATAAATTCAATATTTTACTTCTCATTTACTGGTGTAGGAGCAACAATTCTATTTGCACTTATGAAGGCGCCTGATGTTGCATTAACAGAGGCTGCTGTTGGTACCGGACTAGTTACATTGATTTTCTTATCTACCCTTAGAAAGACTTCAAAGGAGGATGAGAGTGAGTCGTAA
- a CDS encoding NADH-quinone oxidoreductase subunit D encodes MERGKMGKDNKLVKIFHGPQHPGITGNMSVEIDLDGETIVNSETHVGYLHRGFEKLVERRTIPQAFTIVCRICVPEPDPNEENFARGIENLANIEVPVKAKWIRTMVLEMQRLTAQFLWIAGQGGSLGLYINPQWAVADRDLMLDLYEELTGARVYHMYIYPGGVRNDLPVGFLDKLSRLLDYYESRLPEYDRIFFNNAVFKKRAVGIGIVKPETAIKHGVVGPVLRAAGFKHDVRKYAPYEMYSQVEFDIPTQRDSDVYARALVRREEMVQSIRILRQVINKMPKDGPVNVKLKGHRQFLIPRGETWVRTESSRGEFSYFMASDGTEKLRRMQVKGPSMVHAMSLLPEVLKGAQLADVAMIMNSLGTCPPEIER; translated from the coding sequence ATGGAGAGAGGGAAAATGGGTAAAGATAATAAACTTGTAAAAATATTTCATGGACCTCAGCATCCTGGAATAACAGGAAATATGAGTGTTGAAATAGATTTAGATGGAGAGACTATTGTAAATTCAGAGACCCATGTTGGTTACCTACATAGGGGGTTTGAAAAATTAGTAGAGAGAAGAACTATACCCCAAGCCTTTACTATTGTATGTAGAATATGTGTTCCAGAACCTGACCCAAACGAAGAGAACTTTGCTAGGGGTATTGAGAATCTAGCAAATATAGAAGTTCCAGTTAAAGCTAAGTGGATAAGAACCATGGTTTTAGAGATGCAGCGTTTAACTGCACAATTTTTATGGATAGCTGGACAGGGTGGTTCTCTAGGTCTATATATTAATCCCCAGTGGGCTGTTGCAGACAGGGACCTTATGTTAGACCTATATGAAGAGTTAACTGGTGCAAGGGTATACCATATGTATATCTACCCAGGTGGTGTAAGAAATGATCTTCCAGTTGGATTTTTAGATAAGTTATCTAGATTATTAGACTATTATGAATCTAGACTCCCAGAGTACGATAGAATCTTTTTTAATAACGCTGTTTTTAAAAAGAGAGCTGTTGGTATTGGGATTGTTAAACCTGAAACAGCTATAAAACACGGTGTTGTTGGGCCAGTATTAAGGGCTGCTGGTTTTAAACATGATGTTAGAAAGTATGCCCCATATGAGATGTATAGTCAGGTAGAGTTTGATATTCCTACCCAAAGAGATAGTGATGTTTATGCTAGAGCCCTTGTTCGTAGAGAAGAGATGGTTCAAAGTATTAGAATTTTACGCCAGGTTATAAATAAAATGCCTAAAGATGGTCCTGTTAATGTTAAGTTAAAGGGGCATAGACAGTTTTTAATTCCTAGGGGAGAGACTTGGGTTAGAACAGAATCCTCTAGGGGAGAGTTCTCCTATTTTATGGCTTCTGATGGTACAGAAAAGTTAAGAAGAATGCAGGTAAAAGGTCCATCAATGGTTCATGCCATGTCCCTTCTTCCTGAAGTATTAAAAGGAGCTCAACTAGCAGATGTAGCAATGATTATGAACTCCCTTGGAACTTGTCCACCGGAGATAGAGAGGTAA
- a CDS encoding sodium:proton antiporter produces MGSCNSKNLIKIFISLSIAETGVNLLFLAMADFAGKKAPIISDPSVVTGFADPLPHALILTSIVIGTAVTALGLTVTARYFGFKGTLDISLMKELKN; encoded by the coding sequence ATGGGGAGCTGTAACTCAAAAAACTTAATTAAGATATTTATATCCCTAAGTATTGCAGAGACAGGGGTTAACCTCCTATTTCTAGCTATGGCAGACTTTGCTGGTAAAAAAGCCCCAATTATTTCAGATCCATCTGTTGTAACTGGTTTTGCAGATCCATTACCCCATGCACTTATTTTAACTTCAATTGTAATTGGTACTGCAGTAACAGCACTTGGGTTAACTGTTACAGCTAGGTATTTTGGATTTAAGGGAACTCTAGATATATCTTTAATGAAGGAGCTTAAAAACTAA